Part of the Miscanthus floridulus cultivar M001 unplaced genomic scaffold, ASM1932011v1 fs_483_1_2, whole genome shotgun sequence genome is shown below.
TAATTGCTAGTCATACTTATTCTTCACATCATGTACTCACAATGGTCTTCATTAGGCTTCTACTGTGGCATGGTCGGATGGACGCCTGCTGCACCCATGAGCCAGAAATTGACCAAATCTTTGGATCTGGAGTATGGGACGGTTGGGATGGACTGCTGCTGCGCCCCTGATGTCATCCTCCAAAGCCTCCACCTCGTCAGCAACAACAGCAGCGTAGCAGTCAACATCGACAGCCGCATGTTTGAGGCCGAGTCCCAGATTCTGCAGCCCGAGGACGAGGCCACCTTCCCCAAACTTGAACTGGCACTGTGCCAGCAGTCGCAGCTTGAGCCTTTGGAGCTTTGGCATGGCTCCCGGCTCAAACTCCAATGCCGCCTCACGCCAACAGCACAAATTAAACTTGACCAAACGCTGGAATCCTTGTCTGCTGATTGCATGCCTTGCGTAGAGGATGCTTGAATCTCCATCTTCGTCATTGGATAAGTTAACAGTAAGAGAGAGCAGCATGGGTAAACTTGCTAGGATATTTATGCCTTCCTTGCCTGCTTCACCATAAACATCAATGTGGAGGCGAGACAAGTTGACTAGTGAGCTAATTTGAGGGCCCACCCTATTTAAGTTAATTGTATTAAGAAGAAGCTTTTGAAGTGGTGGTGGAGTAGGGACACACGAAGCCATGAATGAACATGTGGCATCAGGACCACTCCCCCTCATGCGTAGTTCTCACAGGTGCCTGAACAACCTGGAGACCGTTGAGATACATGCTTTCTTGTGGCCCTCCATATCACGTAATTTACGAGAACATGACCAATCAATTTCAAGTACCCTCAGATTGGTCAGATCACCGAGTCCTTGGATAAACTCTACAGATTGAATATCCAAATTGATCATTGATAGCTCTTCCAACGCCTGTAGATTTCTGATTTCATCGGGTAGGTGCACTGAGTCACGGACAAAAAGACGCACTAGCTTCTGCAACAGCATAATACTTGCTGGTAGGTTTTCAAGATAGGCCCCTCTCAAATCTAGTGTCTCTACATGTTGCAGCTTTTCTATATCTTCTGGAAGCTTGGTGACCCCGATAAATTGATGGCCTGCCCTCAAGTACTTCAATTGACCAAAACTTTTGACATGTCCAAGATTGTATCCAACAACCTGACTTTCTATATTCAGCACTTGCAAGACTTGGCCGTTTAAGAACTCAGAGGCATGCTTTTCGACCAGCACTGAATTAAAACCAAAGATATTAATTAATCGAATATGAGCTGCATTTTTTATTGTCTTGGAAATCTCTTCCGCCCGGACAGAAATGTCTTTCTGGATGGATAAACGGCGAATCTTGTTCAAAGAATAATTTTTAGAAAAACCATTACCATTCCATATGGTAACAAAGTTGTCCTCCACAGCCTTTGACACAATGAACTCAAGTATGACATCATGAGCTCTGCACTGTTTCACGATTGTGCCATCTGCCCCAACCTTGGTTGGCTGGACCAAGCTTCTATTGATCAGTTCATTCAAGTAACTTCTCCCTAGTTGCTCCATACTTTCTCTGTCCTGTCCAGGAATCAGTGCTTCGGCCACCCATAACAATATCAACCGTCGGCAATCAATAGAATAATCCTCTGGAAACACACTGAGATATAGCAAACAACTCTTTAGATGGTGAGGAAGGTCAAAGTAACTCAGCAACAGAATTCTTTTCATCTTATCAATGGGAGAATCTTTGTCAATTGCAGCAGCAATAGATCTCAATACATTGACCCAGACTTCCACTGTTTTGCTTCTGTTTGCTAATAAACCAGCTATACTGATTATGGCTAATGGTAAGCCGCAACATTTCTTCAAAATATCATCGGATACTTTTCTCAAATCTGGGTGACaatctgtaatagaaccgaccaattatacgaaattaagtaagaaaatcatccgccagagcagacgaattagcaaacttaagcccgtataatccggtagtccgtgaaatcacgaaggatttcaaaccaacttccattccagccaagatcgtaataagtttagcggtgaccatcacatattacataaaagttcgcaatctcagatacatcagagtttcaacatagttattacaaaacaagttcgaataaaagtagcggaagccatttgttcaaaccacacacacttacgtggagttcaaatatagtgccagcaaatgatcatctccaacaaaagcatcagacgagacgtaaggaatgaccatgcccatggtcctaagcatcacccatcgcaggataaaggcagttgatacagtagccgtaatacatctgcccatctgcaacaagtgggaataaaaccctgagtacgagaaggtactcagctagacttacccgacataaccaaaaataagtgacaccaaggattatgacaggctttatagtagggtagctgactcatttgcaaaagaagcatttttagcctttcaagaaccttcctaaaagcattattgtcaatttaattattattaacctgtcgactagatttgcacctatactagagcaaacatgtgattaagcagataatgataaccaatgatcattaaacaacttccatactatcatattcactataactgtccaagtgttccataaacatttactacgatgaagtaactcaagtcaagtgctcactatccaggagcgatggcgattcaaatcgattcctaaccagctgatgatttattccttacacaaacctcactcacccgctaaagtgagatattgatcaccgagtcaactatccaggaatctcgagtttgccaggaaccacatgtacccgggggccgaccgactgcactttggtcttatcatctcgcccccgtgtcctagcacacctgctccggcatagtgcgttgtgggcaatctactcggtccgaataatctcccagcttcacagtcggaaggtactttatccggccagctaaatgtaaggcatgcgttcaacataactcgaggcccaacaacggtcggtccttaatcgacacagacggaaacactacagtccaaaactctacaagtctccgtccggtctcaacttcatttaacacttagttataccatgacttcatagtcattcaagcagatccaggtaaccacctatagctcgtaggtgacaggaaatcacccgacttctaccggtctaagccagctaagcattgactcgactacggatacccgggtaacaaggatatagtataacaaaggtagacaaggtataatgcagcaacggttgcaaacaactcctgaacgtaatgcatcaattaaagtaaagcatttaattaaataattgcaaaccgggagaaaaatgctctcgggcttgcctctctcgaaggagctcgggcggtgatcggggcactccggaagttcctcaacgtcctcctcgtcggcttcgggcacttcctgcggctgtacctcgagctgctcctcggactcctcgggtatgacgactgggttctcggtttgcgatcctgtatgatgcaatgtgcgtaagtgcttataaaatcggtgcatcggatgagatgaatacaagggatatatttgaatgcaaggtagtcaacactatccaagaaaatatactacaagcacatgtcatctactgcattctcttctactactaatatgttaattcaacacattctattaaatgcttcaaagatacaccaaagctttactaatttcttaaacacacataaagcaacccttaattaaaccctaattagtcataggtttgaatagcaacctctatttttcttgcttagaaaaatcttagaaaattactatagcacattactaccctaagtagtctaccatcagatttttatggtgtttgaatgagtgggttagcctacacaaaaataacaagctatggcatgattatgaacatgaaaatactttgtactgtgaaaagtgtcaaacaacagagttagtatttttcctatgttcttcatagcatacaatgactgtacaaaaattatcacatgcatgttttatacaaagtttgccctctagctaaaataacaaaaatcagccattaaaggtacttgaactacacctcaaaaattttccacagcacatgcatgaaacatatttttcctaggaagtacattacataagaagattaacaaacttagaaatcatatttttctaaagctatagatttttctacatatttttcaagttatcagcaatatacatgattaaataaaaattctacagcaaagtatctcaaaaatgacatgcaataattttcccaagtagatctgatgataaggaacctagataaatttatttcaacagatttggagcaaatttgagtacccaaacatttttcaaactattcctattttcaaataataaagaataaattgaaaaccaTTTATCCTactgctactgggccagcccgctggattccatcggcccacggccacttttggcctgcgcggcccgagcggaGGGGAAAGGGAAGACGGCCCGGCATggcgtcggcccatggccttTCGGCCTGGCTCGGCTGAGGCAGAGGTCACGCCGGCGCTTGCGACGTCGTGGCGGCGTGGCTTGGCCACGAGGCCGGTGGCCATTGCCGGCCGTGGCAGGGCGAGCTAGCGGGAGCATGAGGTTCGCGAGAGGCTGGCAAAtgtgggaaggtagctaggcagggttggagaagaggaggaaggtgaCTTCCATggtggccgagcacggcggcgccatggccgacggtggcgaggcTCGAGACGTCACTACCTGAGCTCAGCAGGCGGCACAGGCGTGAGCACAATGTgacggagagcgaggcggagctacggGTGCATGATTGCTGGCCGCGGTGGAGAAGGCGCTGTGGATTTCGCCGGTGGGTGCGGTGGCACGGCGAGGAGGAGAGCGAGTGCGCGCGGTGCTTGCGGAGAGGAGAAGCAGCGCGGGAGTGAGCGAGCAAGCGCATCGGCTACGGCAGGAATAGGCGGGCGCATGGGCGTgggcgcaggccggctgcgacgcgcagcggcgtcgacggcgcatggccgccacgcggcgggcaagctctgccgtggtcgggcgcggcgcggcgcgtcagcgggcaggcgcgcgcggaggcaggccaggcgcggcactgggctgggccgaggcgaggcgcGTGGCGCGACGCTGCGGGAGGCTGGctaggccggcttcggccgtgggccagaagcgaggcggcggcccgcgaaggagaaaaagccctttttcatttgtattttcaaggaatttttaaatgccaactttcaaacattattttgagcaagaaaatgacattttttgaaaatgtaccaaaaatgaaagttgattagaatttaattttctacaacttttcttttatgaccaaagccaaattctttctagattttgaattgtaaaatcaaagtccatgtttaactcaaaactctaattttcgggaaattactttggaagcaaaattttgaattaatttaaatacaaaccttgctccaaaaattgaactaaacatttctagatgatttTGCCATGCTAGCCAAACACGTTTTACAAACCTAGCAAgaaaaatcagggcaaaacaattctaacaaaggtatgcaacattcaggtttcacaacatgtttcatatgtttcgaagcagtgtttcaattattatttacatgattaggcatgtatgattaggatgcttgatgatgcatgatatgtatgatttgcagtgcctaaatgcaggcataaca
Proteins encoded:
- the LOC136531940 gene encoding disease resistance protein Pik-2-like, yielding MRLLAHSRAASPLRKHRAHSLSSSPCHRTHRRNPQRLLHRGQQSCTRSSASLSVTLCSRLCRLLSSGSDVSSLATVGHGAAVLGHHGNCHPDLRKVSDDILKKCCGLPLAIISIAGLLANRSKTVEVWVNVLRSIAAAIDKDSPIDKMKRILLLSYFDLPHHLKSCLLYLSVFPEDYSIDCRRLILLWVAEALIPGQDRESMEQLGRSYLNELINRSLVQPTKVGADGTIVKQCRAHDVILEFIVSKAVEDNFVTIWNGNGFSKNYSLNKIRRLSIQKDISVRAEEISKTIKNAAHIRLINIFGFNSVLVEKHASEFLNGQVLQVLNIESQVVGYNLGHVKSFGQLKYLRAGHQFIGVTKLPEDIEKLQHVETLDLRGAYLENLPASIMLLQKLVRLFVRDSVHLPDEIRNLQALEELSMINLDIQSVEFIQGLGDLTNLRVLEIDWSCSRKLRDMEGHKKACISTVSRLFRHL